One Oncorhynchus masou masou isolate Uvic2021 chromosome 27, UVic_Omas_1.1, whole genome shotgun sequence genomic window carries:
- the si:dkey-28a3.2 gene encoding uncharacterized protein si:dkey-28a3.2 translates to MPTTKGTGGAGSPRGQRYRPASEFDDATLAQKREYWKTKKREQRAKLSEVKRAKDTNRVCNSLGRNAVHKTLTSMVLNPSASCSMAGSAPTLLNSDGSYQTNVSGAPVVLLKGKGSAVSYHLNHSAEEEDQYSSSANQKEKWFQRIKLDKVLPPSPTSSAGPGEGAMVCKMAVKSSPTGGTVIGTVTSAKPNGVLLNSGSSLPLGRVAVRPSGSATRQPQGGLTVLNGSSPVVSTQKQLATQSVSRPDALTETQVTVRVQPGPLTANFTSALPIVTNQPTPALIPKPEGRPIGMKVTQLGGTKRAPVTAQEVSCINNTSATLEIEEDKATKRRENWRIKKREQRAKQAVRLTKTRERITNMEITLQKAGMLPNVVIERPPSALSGQGHRQCVNRVRVPFISAGRLLKNARAVASVVVKRESEDSVLAKLTAVNANQQTVQVKVENPQDAEPTMQTGMASNVIGFKLEGEPSRRLLGPGQFINTSQGMVRCRTPRQRFIDAQRNFLGQRNMRKSPCHATAFKTCNALREDPTETPEQRVARKREYWRVKKREQRAKLSVEVRAKMKEKDALMRRVNRYQSILEDMRKARAAGCNTLPQPTGNGPTHTSASETIGGFIKEDGTLTNTIPQMYLITEAKETGDEIGVIGGMPVNNSFTSPNIHRQHQLLPQTTGDTSSNVVHQIRVNPPPLIRPAQVNVSCPPISLSIRKPPKLVSGSPPKNLPNPHTVVQPQSRITLTHPQNIQNTFPGLPTAIPKPASWVMQMAVKASTASSALNLDPKLTEEEKMAKKREYWRVKKREQRAARATRIRQGVQARGKTASHKRRNQRLARLAVNNTLTIKPLSNTSVSTSPQGDQIKQERESTSTDAPCPPLEQPLCVDIKPSRCSPPPQTEPPDPALSADSQATTLLVVASMKKLLEESLSTVADWKTEQPDCITEQLPCKSNPQTCSYKDASVQMEVKPNLPLLTLEDEEKVSLSGDLSLEVKGWQVDADALPSCQVTICPLSPHPKDSPLSSPCTESLSFPAPPPSEPPSHTPSHSWSHTATSNEPPLPRRAQRLRAKKAGHHHCCSPEPPKLHHQPQQQQQPPHQQHENQQQPPYQQPQNQLQLEQHQHAPAVTGQNVTLEKKREYWRMMKRQQRARTVRQGGGGLRRGDYGRRLALKAAQVSNLLIVKTHTQRPVQRSGSFGLHTAPLLKLQSSPLLQPISPQPISPPASGPKASLSMDTNIPTLLVGDPTTSNMGQTYDTTQLNPPVNCTSISNSPIGDTGSPQTSHSFSTVSLPFGGGVTVPPLSEGKKDGLLLVENQQEAAPGSSADSPRVLKWRLRVQETSDTDTSPIATLTPPPNPLTSIKLLPIQSPSQTSSFTPTQTPFKYQGAQISQSGNVQNVRLPTLQGLTKSPIYISPMGPPKPVPGESEEETLRKKREYWRVRKKEQRARKAMRDGEMTEKRPSVNWQPIIPNTHHPQQLLEEMETQDPDRWFNTSEDSELRLSTSTETDMGYFPDFGQTEPLEDESELLFLNDDLGDNYDGAISDVVWRNRYLMDYDPLNQLLVCMVCGELQYSHSLEGVRAHIDEAHPDTLSLESPEHLRILEAWDEQVSRRERFFTSQLQQHSGTMGGDSANLPAEVMVDTEDSSYPTNSKSSRAIKRL, encoded by the exons ATGCCAACCACCAAGGGAACTGGAGGGGCTGGCAGCCCACGGGGTCAGCGCTACCGTCCAGCCTCAGAGTTCGACGATGCCACACTCGCCCAAAAGAGAGAGTACTGGAAGACCAAGAAACGAGAGCAGAGGGCCAAGCTGTCAGAGGTCAAGAGGGCAAAAGATACAAACAGAGTGTGTAACTCCTTGGGCAGAAATGCAGTCCATAAGACCCTAACCTCTATGGTGTTGAATCCCAGTGCCTCTTGTTCAATGGCAGGGTCTGCCCCCACTTTGTTGAATAGCGATGGCTCCTACCAAACCAATGTCAGTGGTGCACCTGTAGTTTTATTAAAGGGAAAGGGTTCTGCTGTCTCCTATCATCTGAACCATAGTGCTGAAGAAGAGGACCAATACTCTTCCTCAGCAAACCAAAAGGAGAAATGGTTCCAGAGGATAAAACTTGACAAAGTCTTGCCTCCGTCCCCAACGTCCAGTGCAGGTCCAGGAGAAGGTGCGATGGTCTGCAAGATGGCGGTGAAAAGTTCCCCAACAGGGGGCACTGTGATCGGAACGGTTACCTCAGCCAAACCCAACGGAGTGCTGCTCAACAGTGGCTCCTCCTTGCCTCTGGGAAGAGTGGCTGTGAGACCCTCAGGTTCTGCAACTCGCCAACCACAGGGCGGATTGACTGTTCTGAATGGCAGCTCTCCTGTAGTGTCAACACAGAAGCAACTGGCCACCCAGAGTGTATCAAGGCCTGATGCGCTAACTGAGACGCAAGTTACAGTGCGTGTTCAGCCTGGACCGCTAACTGCTAACTTTACCTCAGCGTTGCCCATCGTGACCAATCAGCCTACCCCTGCCCTCATTCCCAAACCAGAGGGAAGGCCTATAGGGATGAAAGTAACACAACTAGGTGGGACAAAGCGTGCCCCGGTCACAGCCCAAGAAGTTAGTTGTATCAACAACACATCAGCTACACTGGAGATTGAGGAGGACAAAGCCACCAAGCGCAGAGAGAATTGGCGCATCAAGAAGCGAGAACAGAGAGCGAAGCAGGCGGTTAGGTTAACGAAGACTAGAGAGAGAATCACGAACATGGAGATAACGTTGCAAAAAGCTGGAATGTTACCCAACGTGGTCATTGAACGTCCTCCGTCTGCTTTGAGTGGACAGGGCCATAGGCAGTGTGTTAATAGAGTCAGGGTCCCGTTCATCTCAGCCGGACGCCTGCTGAAAAACGCCAGAGCAGTGGCTAGCGTTGTAGTCAAAAGGGAGTCTGAGGATTCAGTCCTGGCTAAGCTAACTGCAGTCAACGCTAATCAACAGACTGTTCAGGTAAAAGTAGAGAATCCGCAGGACgctgaaccaacaatgcagacTGGCATGGCATCGAATGTCATTGGTTTTAAACTAGAAGGGGAACCAAGCAGAAGGCTCCTTGGTCCAGGGCAGTTTATCAACACTAGCCAAGGTATGGTCCGTTGTAGGACTCCGAGACAGAGGTTCATTGACGCCCAAAGGAATTTCCTGGGTCAGAGAAACATGAGAAAGTCCCCCTGTCATGCGACAGCCTTCAAAACCTGCAACGCACTCCGAGAGGACCCAACGGAGACACCCGAGCAGAGGGTGGCCCGGAAGCGGGAATACTGGCGTGTCAAGAAGCGGGAACAGCGAGCTAAGCTGTCAGTGGAAGTCCGAGCTAAGATGAAGGAGAAGGATGCTCTGATGCGAAGAGTCAACCGGTACCAGAGCATATTGGAGGATATGAGGAAGGCGAGAGCGGCGGGCTGCAACACACTGCCACAACCAACAGGAAATGGGCCTACCCACACCAGCGCCTCAGAGACCATTGGAGGGTTCATCAAGGAGGACGGTACATTGACCAATACCATTCCCCAAATGTATCTCATTACAGAAGCAAAAGAGACAGGGGATGAAATTGGTGTCATCGGTGGAATGCCTGTTAATAATTCATTTACCAGCCCTAACATACACCGCCAACACCAACTGCTTCCCCAAACCACTGGTGATACATCTAGTAATGTGGTACATCAAATACGGGTCAACCCACCACCTCTAATCCGTCCTGCTCAAGTTAATGTCTCCTGTCCTCCCATCAGCCTGTCAATCAGAAAGCCTCCCAAGTTAGTTTCAGGCAGCCCCCCGAAAAACCTCCCTAATCCACACACAGTCGTCCAGCCCCAGAGTCGTATCACCCTCACACACCCTCAAAACATTCAAAACACCTTTCCTGGTTTGCCTACAGCGATACCGAAGCCGGCTAGCTGGGTCATGCAGATGGCTGTCAAAGCTTCTACAGCATCATCAGCGCTCAACTTGGACCCAAAGCTAACAGAGGAGGAAAAGATGGCTAAGAAGAGAGAGTACTGGAGGGTAAAGAAACGAGAGCAGAGGGCGGCCCGAGCCACCCGCATAAGGCAAGGAGTTCAAGCTAGGGGAAAGACTGCCTCACACAAGAGGCGTAACCAAAGGTTAGCACGATTAGCTGTCAACAACACACTGACTATCAAGCCTCTCTCAAACACAAGTGTGTCCACGTCTCCACAGGGAGACCAAATCAAACAAGAGAGAGAATCAACCTCAACAGACGCTCCATGTCCTCCACTGGAACAACCCCTCTGTGTTGATATCAAACCGTCCCGGTGTTCACCGCCACCACAGACCGAGCCACCAGACCCAGCCTTGAGTGCTGACAGCCAGGCCACCACTCTCTTGGTGGTGGCTTCTATGAAGAAGCTGCTGGAGGAATCGCTCAGCACTGTGGCTGACTGGAAAACAGAACAGCCAGACTGTATTACAGAACAGCTGCCTTGTAAAAGTAATCCTCAGACATGTTCCTACAAGGATGCTTCTGTCCAGATGGAGGTCAAGCCAAATCTACCTCTGCTCACCCTGGAAGATGAGGAGAAGGTCTCCCTGTCTGGTGACCTATCGTTGGAGGTCAAAGGATGGCAGGTGGACGCTGACGCCCTGCCATCCTGCCAGGTAACCATTTGTCCATTGAGTCCTCATCCTAAGGACTCTCCCTTGTCAAGTCCTTGCACTGAAAGTCTGTCTTTCccagctccccctccctctgaacccccctctcacacaccctcacacTCTTGGTCCCACACGGCAACTTCCAATGAACCGCCCCTCCCTCGCAGAGCCCAGAGGCTGCGTGCCAAAAAAGCAGGACACCACCACTGCTGCTCCCCAGAACCCCCGAAGCTACACCATcagcctcaacaacaacaacaaccacctcATCAACAACATGAAAATCAACAACAACCACCTTATCAACAACCTCAAAATCAACTACAACTTGAGCAACATCAGCACGCCCCAGCGGTGACAGGCCAGAATGTGACtctggagaagaagagggagtaCTGGAGGATGATGAAGAGGCAACAGAGAGCTAGGACGGTCAGGCAGGGAGGAGGGGGGCTGAGACGGGGGGACTACGGCAGACGACTGGCCCTCAAAGCAGCACAG GTTTCGAATCTCCTCAttgtgaagacacacacacagagaccagtGCAGAGAAGCGGAAGCTTCGGTCTACATACAGCACCATTGCTCAAACTGCAGTCCTCCCCACTTCTCCAGCCTATTTCTCCCCAGCCTATATCTCCCCCTGCTTCTGGACCCAAGGCTAGCCTCAGCATGGACACCAACATCCCTACACTTCTGGTTGGAGACCCCACCACCTCCAACATGGGACAGACATATGATACAACACAGCTCAACCCTCCTGTCAACTGTACCAGTATCTCCAATTCACCCATTGGTGACACAGGGTCCCCACAGACATCTCATAGCTTCAGTACCGTGTCCCTCCCTTTTGGAGGTGGTGTCACTGTCCCCCCATTGAGTGAGGGGAAAAAAGACGGGCTGCTATTGGTGGAGAACCAACAGGAAGCGGCCCCAGGATCGAGCGCTGACTCGCCCCGCGTTCTAAAATGGAGACTGCGAGTGCAGGAAACCTCAGACACCGATACCTCACCCATCGCTACTCTCACACCTCCTCCCAACCCGTTGACTAGCATAAAACTCTTACCCATTCAGTCTCCCAGTCAAACATCCTCTTTCACCCCAACACAGACTCCTTTCAAATATCAAGGTGCTCAGATTTCTCAAAGTGGGAATGTACAAAATGTACGATTGCCGACATTGCAGGGGCTCACCAAAAGCCCTATCTACATAAGCCCAATGGGTCCGCCCAAGCCAGTGCCGGGGGAGTCGGAAGAGGAGACtctgaggaagaagagggagtacTGGAGGGTGAGGAAGAAGGAGCAGAGAGCCAGGAAAGcaatgagagatggggagatgacaGAGAAGAGGCCCTCGGTCAACTGGCAGCCCATCATCCCTAACACTCATCATCCTCAACAGCTGCTTGAGGAGATGGAGACACAG GATCCTGACCGGTGGTTCAACACCTCCGAGGACTCTGAACTACGTCTGAG TACTtccacagagacagacatgggCTACTTTCCTGACTTTGGCCAAACTGAACCTTTAGAAG ACGAATCAGAGCTCCTTTTCCTAAACGACGATCTTGGCGACAACTATGACGGCGCCATCTCGGATGTTGTATGGAGGAATCGCTACCTCATGGACTACGACCCGCTGAACCAGCTGCTGGTGTGCATGGTGTGCGGGGAGCTCCAGTACTCCCACAGCCTGGAGGGGGTGAGGGCCCACATCGACGAGGCCCACCCAGATACCCTGAGCCTGGAGTCCCCGGAGCACCTTCGCATCCTAGAGGCCtgggacgagcaggtgtccaggaGAGAACGCTTCTTTACCAGCCAGCTGCAGCAGCACAGTGGGACGATGGGAG GGGACAGTGCCAACCTCCCAGCAGAAGTAATGGTTGATACAGAGGACTCGTCATACCCGACGAACAGCAAAAGCTCCAGAGCGATTAAAAGACTCTGA